From one Vicia villosa cultivar HV-30 ecotype Madison, WI unplaced genomic scaffold, Vvil1.0 ctg.001128F_1_1_3, whole genome shotgun sequence genomic stretch:
- the LOC131633481 gene encoding alpha carbonic anhydrase 7-like, which produces MAKFTSIVLISSLLMAFVLLSSCPAMSQEVEDESEFNYDEKSDKGPQNWGNIKPEWFMCKNGTKQSPINISNQSVQIVSNLGTLQINYKPSNATLKNRGHDIMLELFSNSSFLQINETQYVLKQLHWHSPSEHTIDGKRFDLELHLVHQTPSGKIAVIGILYKIGIPDLFLSLLKKDLEAISESSGAEREIGIVVPNLITFGRTKYYRYIGSLTTPPCSPNITWTIIPEVKSVSKEQIELLRVAVHDESNSNARPLQPLNDRLVQLNKYGPRV; this is translated from the exons ATGGCAAAGTTTACTTCAATTGTTCTGATTTCCAGTTTACTAATGGCATTTGTTTTGCTATCTTCATGCCCAGCAATGTCTCAAGAAGTTG AGGATGAGAGTGAGTTTAATTATGATGAAAAGAGTGATAAAGGACCACAAAATTGGGGGAACATTAAACCAGAATGGTTCATGTGCAAGAATGGAACAAAGCAATCAccaattaatatatcaaatcaaagTGTTCAAATTGTATCCAATTTAGGAACACTTCAAATCAACTACAAGCCCTCTAATGCAACTCTTAAAAATAGAGGTCATGATATCATG ctGGAATTGTTTTCGAACTCAAGCTTCCTACAAATTAATGAAACTCAATATGTACTTAAACAACTCCATTGGCATTCACCTTCTGAACACACCATAGATGGCAAAAG GTTTGATTTAGAGTTACATTTGGTACACCAAACTCCATCAGGAAAAATAGCAGTGATTGGAATATTGTACAAGATTGGAATACCAGATCTTTTCTTGTCATtg tTGAAAAAGGACTTGGAGGCAATTTCTGAAAGTAGTGGGGCAGAAAGGGAAATAGGTATAGTTGTTCCTAACTTGATTACATTTGGCAGAACGAAGTATTATAGATACATTGGTTCGTTGACTACTCCACCATGCTCTCCAAATATTACTTGGACAATTATTCCAGag GTTAAATCTGTTTCGAAGGAGCAAATCGAATTGCTTCGAGTTGCTGTTCATGAT GAATCAAACTCTAATGCAAGACCATTGCAACCACTAAATGACCGATTAGTGCAGCTGAATAAATATGGACCAAGAGTATGA